The Candidatus Niyogibacteria bacterium genome has a segment encoding these proteins:
- a CDS encoding DNA-directed RNA polymerase subunit beta translates to MKFTGNKKYFSRYREPFTPLPNLVETQIASFKWFLEKGLKELFEEFSGITDYTGKELQLDFINFTLDQPKYDEFYAKANNRSYEVPLRVKVRLKNKKTGESKEQEIFLADLPLMTSRGTFMVNGVERVFVAQLARSFGVYFTANELRGKKLFGAKIIPSRGAWIEIETDYDNVLYARLDRKRKIPVSALLRIFGLETKEAMEKAFSLKDNGTVSYLKNTLEKDSTKTADEACVEIYKSIRPGEFATVENARELLEAMFGKERYDLSSVGRYKLNNRLGLNLKKESRTLDLEDLTAIINYVIVLNNTPQAIPDDIDHLGNRRVRSVGEMLQQRLRGGLTKMRRMIQDRMSTLEIDLLTPSQLINSRHFSVILKDFFINNQLSQFMSQKNLLDELEHLRRLSALGPGGLTRDRAGFEVRDVHPSHYGRICPITTSEGGNIGLIVYLAGYSRVNSYGILETPYRRVKNGKIINELVYFTAHDEAKYNIAHAGVARDANGKLTDDLVEARVKGQPGMIPAEEIDFMDVAPQQAFGMGASLIPFLEHDDANRAMMGSNMQRQAIVSIKPEAPLVATGAEEMVARDTGRLILAEGDGVVTYADARKIIVKYKKGAEKTYNLIIGFRSNAFTAISHRTKVETGDKVKKGDLLADTSASDNGQLALGQNLLVAFLSWRGANFEDAIILSERLVKDDRFTTIHIEDFICNVRDTKLGPEITTHDIPNVGEEKLKDLDEEGIIRIGAEVKPGDILVGKISPKGEVEFTPEERLMHAIFGEKVSDVKDTSLRIPHGKEGRIVGIKIFLRERGDKLETGVIKRIQIEVAQLRRVSIGDKLAGRHGNKGVISRVLPEEDMPHLADGTPVDVVLNPLGVASRMNLGQILEMHLGWAAHCLKYQAINPVMQGATDAEIKEELTKAKLPISGKVKLYDGLTGEILENEVAVGYIYIMKLSHMVEDKLHMRSIGPYSLITQQPLGGKAQGGGQRFGEMEVWALEGYGAANILQEMITIKSDDVLGRTAVYDSIVRGEDFKTPNLPASFLVLVNELKGLALDVELKESDVKIREDKEDEKQWARVKTEEEKYKSKI, encoded by the coding sequence ATGAAATTTACCGGCAATAAAAAATATTTTTCAAGATACCGCGAACCATTTACTCCTCTTCCTAATTTAGTGGAAACGCAGATTGCTTCTTTTAAATGGTTTTTAGAAAAAGGCCTGAAAGAATTATTTGAAGAATTTTCCGGCATTACCGATTACACCGGCAAAGAATTGCAGTTGGATTTTATAAATTTTACGCTTGATCAGCCGAAATACGACGAATTTTACGCTAAGGCTAATAATCGCTCTTATGAAGTGCCGCTTAGGGTTAAAGTCCGGCTGAAAAATAAAAAAACCGGGGAATCAAAAGAACAGGAAATTTTTTTGGCGGATTTGCCGTTAATGACTTCGCGCGGAACTTTTATGGTTAATGGCGTGGAAAGAGTTTTTGTCGCCCAACTCGCCCGTTCTTTCGGTGTTTATTTCACCGCCAATGAATTAAGAGGAAAAAAACTTTTTGGCGCCAAAATTATTCCTTCGCGCGGCGCCTGGATAGAAATAGAAACCGATTATGACAATGTGCTTTACGCGCGCCTTGATCGCAAAAGAAAAATCCCTGTTTCGGCTCTGTTGCGGATTTTTGGCCTGGAAACGAAAGAAGCGATGGAAAAAGCGTTTTCTTTAAAAGACAACGGAACGGTTTCTTATCTTAAAAATACTTTGGAAAAAGATTCCACGAAGACCGCGGATGAAGCTTGTGTAGAGATTTATAAAAGCATCAGGCCCGGCGAATTTGCCACAGTGGAAAATGCCCGCGAACTTTTAGAGGCGATGTTCGGCAAGGAACGGTATGATCTTTCTTCGGTAGGCCGGTATAAGCTTAATAATCGTTTAGGGCTTAATCTTAAAAAAGAAAGCCGGACTTTAGATTTGGAAGATTTAACGGCAATTATCAATTATGTCATTGTTTTGAATAATACGCCTCAAGCGATTCCCGACGATATTGACCATTTGGGAAATCGGCGGGTGCGCAGCGTCGGCGAAATGCTCCAGCAAAGATTACGGGGAGGATTAACCAAGATGCGCCGGATGATTCAAGATCGAATGTCCACTTTGGAGATTGATTTGCTGACGCCGTCCCAACTTATTAATTCCCGCCATTTTTCCGTTATTTTGAAAGATTTTTTCATTAATAACCAACTTTCTCAATTTATGAGCCAGAAGAATTTGTTGGATGAGCTGGAACATTTGCGCCGGCTTTCCGCTTTAGGCCCGGGCGGATTAACCCGCGATCGGGCGGGATTTGAAGTTAGAGACGTCCATCCTTCCCATTACGGAAGAATTTGTCCGATTACCACTTCGGAAGGAGGAAACATCGGTTTGATTGTTTATTTGGCGGGATATTCCAGAGTTAATTCTTACGGTATTTTAGAAACGCCTTATCGCCGCGTGAAAAATGGAAAAATAATTAATGAATTGGTTTATTTTACGGCGCATGACGAGGCAAAATACAATATCGCGCATGCCGGCGTAGCCAGAGACGCCAACGGGAAGTTAACTGACGATTTAGTGGAAGCCAGAGTCAAAGGACAGCCGGGAATGATTCCGGCTGAAGAAATAGATTTTATGGATGTCGCGCCCCAACAGGCGTTCGGCATGGGCGCCAGTTTAATTCCTTTTTTGGAGCATGACGATGCCAATCGGGCGATGATGGGTTCTAACATGCAAAGGCAAGCCATTGTTTCCATAAAACCCGAAGCTCCTTTAGTGGCGACCGGCGCGGAAGAAATGGTGGCGCGCGATACCGGCCGTTTGATCTTAGCCGAAGGAGACGGCGTTGTGACTTACGCCGATGCCAGAAAAATTATCGTTAAATATAAAAAAGGAGCGGAGAAAACCTATAATTTAATTATTGGTTTTCGTTCTAACGCTTTTACGGCAATCAGCCATCGCACGAAAGTTGAAACCGGAGATAAAGTTAAAAAAGGAGATCTTTTGGCGGATACGTCCGCCAGCGATAACGGCCAGTTGGCTTTGGGCCAGAATTTATTGGTTGCTTTTCTTTCTTGGAGAGGAGCTAATTTTGAAGATGCCATTATTCTTTCCGAACGTCTGGTAAAAGATGATCGTTTTACGACCATTCATATTGAAGATTTTATTTGTAATGTTCGGGACACCAAATTGGGCCCGGAAATCACCACTCATGATATTCCCAATGTCGGAGAAGAAAAATTAAAAGATTTGGATGAAGAAGGCATCATCAGAATCGGCGCGGAAGTCAAGCCGGGCGATATTTTGGTGGGAAAAATTTCTCCGAAAGGGGAGGTGGAATTTACGCCCGAAGAACGGCTGATGCACGCTATTTTTGGCGAAAAAGTAAGCGACGTAAAAGATACTTCTTTAAGGATTCCTCACGGAAAAGAAGGCAGAATAGTTGGTATTAAAATATTTTTGCGGGAGCGCGGAGATAAATTGGAAACAGGAGTGATTAAAAGAATTCAAATAGAAGTGGCTCAATTAAGGAGAGTTTCCATCGGAGACAAATTAGCCGGCCGCCACGGGAATAAAGGAGTAATTTCACGCGTTCTTCCGGAGGAAGACATGCCTCATTTGGCGGATGGAACGCCCGTGGATGTCGTTTTAAATCCTTTAGGCGTTGCTTCGCGGATGAACTTGGGGCAAATTTTAGAAATGCATCTTGGCTGGGCGGCTCATTGCCTGAAATATCAGGCAATCAACCCCGTGATGCAGGGAGCGACCGACGCGGAAATAAAAGAAGAATTAACCAAGGCAAAACTTCCCATATCCGGAAAAGTTAAGCTTTACGATGGCTTGACCGGAGAAATTTTAGAAAATGAAGTGGCGGTTGGCTATATATATATAATGAAACTTTCGCATATGGTGGAAGATAAACTGCATATGCGCTCTATTGGGCCGTATTCTTTGATTACTCAACAGCCTTTGGGAGGAAAAGCGCAAGGCGGAGGGCAGCGGTTCGGTGAAATGGAGGTCTGGGCTCTGGAAGGATACGGCGCGGCCAATATTTTACAGGAAATGATTACCATAAAATCCGATGACGTTTTGGGCCGGACTGCGGTTTATGATTCCATTGTCCGGGGCGAAGATTTTAAAACTCCTAATTTACCAGCTTCTTTTTTAGTTTTGGTTAATGAATTAAAAGGTTTGGCTTTGGACGTAGAATTAAAAGAATCCGATGTAAAAATCAGAGAAGATAAGGAAGATGAAAAACAATGGGCGAGGGTTAAAACGGAAGAAGAAAAATATAAATCAAAAATATAA
- the secF gene encoding protein translocase subunit SecF → MIKFRKIFYFISGLLVILSLAAILFWGFKWGIDFSGGALIEVEFFERPPFDLLKERVDDQSFGAVSIQPVGEKNIIFRLSEINENEHQVFLAKVAGRDNYREILQEKRFNSVGPTIGRELKRRSFFAIGLVLLMIVLYIAFAFRKVSYPVSSWKYGLAAIAALAHDVLIPAGIFSVLGYFKNVEIDVLFITALLTILSFSVHDTIVVFDRVRENLKKYSNRRPFEEVVDESLRQTVGRSLATSFALLIVLVSLFVFGAESVRYFSLTMIIGIIVGTYSSIFIASPLLVTWQK, encoded by the coding sequence ATGATAAAGTTTAGAAAAATTTTTTATTTCATTTCCGGGCTGTTGGTAATTTTAAGCCTGGCCGCTATTTTATTTTGGGGATTTAAATGGGGAATTGATTTTAGCGGAGGCGCTTTAATAGAAGTGGAATTTTTTGAACGGCCGCCCTTTGATCTTTTAAAAGAAAGAGTGGATGATCAAAGTTTTGGCGCAGTCAGCATTCAGCCGGTCGGCGAAAAAAATATAATTTTCCGCTTATCGGAAATAAATGAAAATGAACATCAAGTTTTTTTGGCTAAAGTCGCCGGCCGGGATAATTACCGCGAAATTTTGCAGGAAAAACGTTTTAATTCCGTTGGTCCGACCATTGGCCGAGAATTAAAACGCCGGTCTTTTTTTGCCATCGGTCTCGTGCTTTTAATGATTGTTCTTTATATTGCTTTTGCTTTTCGCAAAGTTTCTTATCCGGTTTCTTCCTGGAAATACGGTTTAGCGGCAATCGCGGCTCTGGCGCATGATGTTTTGATTCCGGCCGGAATTTTTTCCGTCTTGGGATATTTTAAGAATGTGGAGATTGATGTTTTGTTTATCACCGCTTTGCTGACGATTTTAAGTTTTTCCGTCCATGATACGATTGTGGTGTTTGATCGCGTGCGCGAAAACCTGAAAAAATATTCCAATCGCCGGCCTTTTGAAGAAGTGGTGGATGAAAGTCTCCGGCAAACTGTCGGCCGTTCTTTAGCCACTTCTTTTGCGCTTTTGATTGTTTTAGTTTCTCTTTTCGTTTTTGGCGCGGAATCAGTCAGATATTTTTCTTTAACGATGATTATCGGCATCATTGTCGGAACATATTCTTCCATTTTTATCGCCAGTCCGCTTTTAGTCACTTGGCAAAAATAA
- the secD gene encoding protein translocase subunit SecD, translating into MAKTRFLAIILFLIGALAGYFDAAPFLAPESFLARFPFRLGLDLSGGAQLVYQADVSLLAASEIKESMEGLRDVIERRVNHLGVAEPIVQVEKHGEERRLIVELAGISDVNQAIKMIGATPYLEFRVERPAAERDAILEKQKTDNSLSEDPYFIPSILTGRYLKRAALDFNQTTFEPVVNLEFNSEGENIFSNLTRENIGKRLAIYIDGTPLSAPTVREEIIGGRAQISGKFTPEQAKTLVKDLNAGALPIPIKLISQQNIGASLGSDALARGIRAGLYGAMAIAVFLILWYRIPGLVAILALLIYISLVLALFKLIPVTLTAAGIAGFILSMGVAVDANILIFERFKEETRSGKNIAFALEDGFKRGWTSIRDSNISSFITAMILYWFSTSLVRGFALTLGLGILVSLFSALIITKIFIFALGVRQVNRISSFLFGAGFRNIS; encoded by the coding sequence ATGGCAAAAACGAGATTTTTAGCGATAATTTTATTTTTAATCGGCGCGTTGGCCGGTTATTTTGACGCCGCGCCTTTTTTGGCGCCGGAAAGTTTTTTAGCGCGTTTTCCTTTTCGGCTCGGCTTAGATCTTTCCGGCGGCGCTCAATTGGTTTATCAAGCCGATGTTTCTTTGCTGGCCGCTTCCGAAATAAAAGAATCTATGGAAGGATTGAGGGACGTTATTGAGAGAAGAGTGAATCATTTAGGCGTTGCCGAACCGATAGTCCAAGTGGAAAAGCACGGCGAAGAAAGGCGGCTGATCGTGGAATTAGCCGGCATCAGCGATGTTAATCAGGCCATTAAAATGATCGGCGCCACTCCTTATCTGGAGTTTCGCGTTGAACGCCCGGCGGCCGAACGGGACGCGATTTTAGAAAAACAAAAAACTGATAATTCTTTATCAGAAGACCCTTATTTTATCCCAAGCATTTTAACGGGGCGGTATCTTAAGCGGGCGGCTTTAGATTTTAATCAGACCACTTTTGAGCCGGTGGTTAATCTGGAATTTAACAGTGAGGGAGAAAATATTTTTTCCAATTTGACTCGCGAGAATATCGGCAAGCGTCTGGCAATTTATATTGACGGAACGCCTTTAAGCGCACCAACGGTCAGAGAAGAAATTATTGGCGGCCGAGCCCAGATTTCCGGCAAGTTTACGCCGGAACAAGCTAAAACGCTGGTGAAAGATTTAAATGCCGGCGCTCTGCCTATTCCCATTAAACTTATTTCTCAGCAAAATATCGGCGCTTCTTTAGGCAGTGACGCTTTGGCGCGCGGCATTCGCGCCGGCTTATATGGAGCAATGGCCATCGCCGTTTTTTTAATTCTTTGGTATAGAATTCCGGGATTAGTCGCGATTTTAGCTTTATTAATTTATATTTCTTTGGTTTTAGCTTTGTTTAAATTGATTCCGGTAACGCTTACCGCCGCGGGCATTGCTGGATTTATTTTATCCATGGGAGTGGCGGTTGACGCGAATATCCTTATTTTTGAACGTTTTAAAGAAGAAACAAGAAGCGGTAAAAATATCGCTTTTGCTCTTGAAGACGGCTTTAAGCGGGGCTGGACTTCCATTCGCGATTCTAATATTTCTTCTTTTATCACCGCGATGATTCTTTATTGGTTTTCCACCAGTTTAGTCAGGGGTTTTGCTTTAACTTTAGGCCTCGGTATTTTAGTCAGTTTATTCTCCGCTTTAATTATCACCAAGATTTTTATTTTTGCCTTAGGGGTAAGGCAGGTCAACCGGATTAGTTCTTTTTTATTCGGCGCGGGATTCAGAAATATTTCTTGA
- a CDS encoding NUDIX hydrolase — MELKICPAGSVGIIFKKQGKYLMFRRLKKPQGWAGIAGHLDGDAPLDAAIKESKEEIGLDLQSEKLKFLFQEKIYPNPCRRGDYDSHEWTVYEYEFAAGENPKIIEPENHADLGFFTAEEIKEKFAKEPHDPAWRKIFSKTGVI, encoded by the coding sequence ATGGAATTAAAAATTTGTCCCGCGGGGAGCGTGGGAATTATTTTTAAAAAACAGGGAAAGTATCTGATGTTTCGCCGGCTTAAAAAGCCGCAAGGCTGGGCCGGAATCGCGGGACATCTGGACGGCGACGCTCCGCTTGACGCGGCAATCAAGGAATCAAAAGAAGAAATTGGCCTTGATCTTCAATCTGAAAAGCTTAAATTTTTGTTTCAAGAAAAAATTTATCCTAATCCTTGCCGGCGGGGAGATTATGACAGCCATGAATGGACTGTTTATGAATATGAATTCGCGGCTGGCGAGAATCCGAAAATAATTGAGCCGGAAAATCACGCGGATCTCGGATTTTTTACGGCCGAAGAAATAAAGGAGAAATTCGCGAAAGAGCCGCATGATCCCGCTTGGCGGAAGATTTTTTCAAAAACCGGCGTTATTTGA
- the rplK gene encoding 50S ribosomal protein L11, with amino-acid sequence MAKPIKTIIKLQIPAGKANPAPPIGPALGQHGLNIGEFCSKFNEATKDKGQDIIPVEITVYEDRSYDFKLKTPPASDLLRKAAGVEKGAKNPLTEKAGSVSKDQIKKIAERKMEDLNANDIEGAIKIIEGTARSMGIDVK; translated from the coding sequence ATGGCAAAACCGATTAAAACAATTATTAAACTTCAAATTCCCGCGGGGAAAGCTAATCCTGCGCCGCCGATCGGGCCGGCTTTAGGCCAGCATGGTTTGAATATCGGCGAATTTTGCAGTAAATTCAACGAAGCGACCAAAGACAAAGGCCAGGATATTATTCCGGTGGAAATTACGGTTTATGAAGACCGTTCTTATGATTTTAAATTAAAAACTCCGCCGGCGTCCGACCTTTTAAGAAAAGCCGCGGGCGTGGAAAAAGGAGCAAAAAATCCTTTGACCGAGAAGGCGGGAAGCGTCAGCAAAGATCAAATCAAAAAAATTGCCGAACGAAAAATGGAAGATTTAAACGCCAATGACATAGAAGGCGCGATAAAAATTATTGAAGGCACGGCCCGTTCAATGGGGATTGATGTGAAGTAA
- the nusG gene encoding transcription termination/antitermination factor NusG, whose amino-acid sequence MTKQTSEFGRNWYALHTYSGYEDAVVRNLKQRVESLGYEDKIFNVIAPTEKRIKIKGGKRYMIEEKIYRGYVLVEMIVTDDSWYMVRNTPRVTGFVGSGITPTPLSKEEVDILFKRMKTGEPKYKFDVRENDLVRIIDGPFKEYEGKVSEVDEERGKVKVLVSIFGRETPVELDFLQVKKI is encoded by the coding sequence ATGACGAAACAAACATCGGAATTCGGCAGAAATTGGTACGCTCTTCACACTTATTCCGGTTATGAAGACGCCGTGGTGCGGAATCTTAAACAGCGCGTTGAATCTTTAGGATATGAAGATAAAATTTTCAACGTGATTGCGCCGACCGAAAAAAGAATTAAGATTAAAGGAGGAAAACGCTATATGATTGAAGAAAAAATTTATCGCGGCTATGTTTTAGTGGAAATGATCGTGACTGATGATTCCTGGTATATGGTCAGGAATACGCCGCGCGTTACCGGCTTTGTGGGATCAGGCATTACGCCGACGCCGCTTTCAAAAGAAGAAGTGGATATTTTATTTAAACGGATGAAGACCGGCGAACCAAAATACAAATTTGACGTCAGAGAGAATGATCTCGTCAGAATTATTGACGGCCCGTTTAAGGAATATGAAGGCAAGGTAAGTGAAGTGGATGAAGAAAGGGGAAAAGTCAAAGTTTTAGTCTCTATTTTCGGCCGGGAAACGCCGGTAGAGTTGGATTTTCTTCAAGTTAAAAAGATTTAA
- the secE gene encoding preprotein translocase subunit SecE encodes MWQKLANYIKLSRLEFKHVNWPTKKNTIKFTLLVIIISLSLAIFLGFLDFFFVYLLDKFVL; translated from the coding sequence ATGTGGCAAAAATTGGCAAATTATATCAAATTGTCGCGGCTGGAATTCAAGCATGTTAATTGGCCGACAAAAAAAAACACGATTAAATTCACTCTTTTGGTGATTATAATTTCACTTTCCCTGGCTATTTTTTTAGGATTTTTGGATTTCTTTTTCGTATATTTGTTGGATAAATTCGTGTTATGA